TCAAACCGAATTGTATCGTGGATGATTTTCAGCTTGCAGCTACTCATGTTGACGCACTAGATGCGCTCCTGGACTTCATTGCTCCTTATTGCAAAAATCAGATTACCGTAGCCGAAGGGACGGGAATCGGCGATACGATGAATGCCTTTCGCAACTATGAATATTTTTCTGTACAGGAAAAATATGGTTTTGCAGCCATTGATTTAAATATTGACGAAACAGAGGAGGTAGAAGTTTTTGATCGCAACGGTCGCAAATTTCAAGTTTTGATGTCGAAAACAATTTTGGATTCAGATTACTTGATATCGCTTTGTGTACCAAAGACACACGACTCGGTGGTATATACTGGTGCAATTAAAAACGTGGCTGTTGGATCGCTTCATCGGCCTGTTGATACTTTTTCCGGTGGTATAGTTTCCATGTTTAGAACAAAACGAAACAACAAAGCATCAATCCATCAAGGATATAAATACATGAATGAAAACTTAAAAATCCTCGCATTAAAAAAAGTGCCCAATCTTGCAGTAATCGACGGCTTCGCAGCAATGCAAGGAGACGGGCCGGCACATGGCGGTGAAATGGTGCCATCTCACTGGGCTATTGCATCATCCGATGTATTATCAGCGGACATTTTGAGTATCACAATGATGGGAATCGATTTGAAGGATGTCGGATATCTAAGCTTGCTTAACGAAGAAAATCGGCCCAGTGAGCCCTTTGTTATTGGTGATGATTGGAGGTCGAATATCCTTAAGTTTAAACTCCATTCGAAATTTAATGAAATGAAAAAATGGCAATGATTTGTTCAGATTCGAGATTATGCTAAAATGTATATGTCATTAGGAGGGGTCCGCCAAGCGCGGGTTAGAAAAATGGGGATTGCCGACGATATTCGTCCTAAAAAGAATAAAAAAAAGATAGCAGAGGAATCAGAAGAGGTAAAAGAACCTGAAATCGGAGATGGTGAACTCGTATCAATTTCGCATGGCAAAGGCCATGATTTTGTTGCGTCAGATATCGAAGAGCAACTGGAGCGCGAAAAAAATGAACGCAACGAATATGATGAAGATAGTGAATATGACGAAGACAATGAGCACGAAAATATGTCGGATTATTTTTATCGCAACAGCCGAATAAAAGAGCCAAAAACAAAAAGAAAAGGTAGTTTTGGTAAATGGCTGATTTTAATATTAGTATTGGCCTTAGTCGGAATTATCATTTGGCAAAATTTGGACTCGATAAAATCATATTTCGGCATTGCCAACAGCAAAGAGAATACAAATACCGATAACTCAAACCTTTATTCTGATTTTTCCGTAAATAGTAGCAGCCAACCAACTTCTCAACCTACCGTACAAGAAAATACTACACCAAATGCCTCTTCCGACTCGACTGCCGCCGCAGAAACACCAGATAAATCAATATATACTATTTCAGTTTTGAATGGTAATGGCATCAAGGGCTCTGCGGCAGGCGTCACCAGTGCTCTAGCTAATGCGGGTTATACCGTTACCAATACCGGAAACGCACTCAAATTTTCGTATATTAATTCAATAGTTTATTACAAAACCGGAAAAGCAGATGTAGCTAACGCTATAAAGACAGTTCTTTCAGACCGGACAATCGAGTTATCTGAAGATAATACAATAACGGGTAATTATGATATCGTGATAGTCGTTGGAAAAACATAAAATGGCACGTAATAATAAAAACTTGCCTGGTATAATTATTGGAATTATAATTCTTGTGATATCCACATTGATAGCAATTATTTCTTACGTATCGACTAATGTTCAAGGAAAACCATTAATTTAAGAAAGGGATAAAAATGGAACCTGTTAACTCACTTGATCAGCTTTTCGGATATTACGACAAATTTCTCGCAAATGTTCCTGTACAATATCAGGCATTAATTTCGATTGCCCTAATAGCTTTTCTTATTTGGAATATTTACGCAATTATTAAAAACGGGCACTGGCTTCTCATTGCTTTGCTTGTTGTTGCCCTTCCCGGAACTTGGCCCGCCCTTCGGATGATTGGCAACTTTCTTTGGGCAATTATCAAGGGACTACTTATGCGAGCCTCCCTAATCTGATATATTGATCGTAAGATAAATAATTAATATTAAATTATTATTTTAATGTTGGAAAATATGAATACTTTAGAACTAATTCCTTCAAAAAAATACCTCATTCGGCTCCACAAAGGCGAAGAAATCCTTGAATCCTTAAAGTCTTTTTGTAAAGAAAACAATATCGAAAGCGGATTCGCCATGATGATTGGAGCAATCTCATCTGTAAATCTTGCTCTTTATGAACTTAACAAGAAAGAATACTTTAGAAAATCTTTTGACGGGGCCTTTGAAATTGCCTCTATGAGTGGAAATATTACTAAAATGAATGGTGAACTCATCACACACATTCATGGGATATATTCTGATAAAAATTTTGAAACAATCGCCGGGCATGTGGATAGAGCAGTTGTTTCTGCAACTTGCGAAATATTGCTTACAACATTCGAAAATAAAATATCGCGCCAAAAATCTGAAGAAATAGGCTTAAATTTATTGGATTTATAAGTTTTTTCAAAAGGAATAAAAATGTATGACATTATTATAATAGGTGGCAGTGCAGCTGGGCTCACCGCAGCAATTTACGCAACAAGAAGAGCGTTAAAAACATTGGTTTTGACAGCTGAAATAGGTGGTCTCATGGCTAAGAATTCGGAGATAGAAAATTGGCCCGGAGAGTTAAAAATCAACGGGGTAGAATTAGCAAACAGGATGAAAACGCAAGTAGAAAATTTTGGTGCAGATCTAAAACTGGAGCTTGTACAAAAAATATCCAGCGATAAAAGCGGTTTTTCAGTTGTGACAAGCAAAGGAATATATCAAGGAAAAACAATTTTACTGGCTTTTGGAAAGAGCCCTCGTGTCTTAAAGGTCCCTGGCGAGGAAAAATATCTTGGGCGAGGAGTATCATATTGCGCCACTTGTGACGCACCTTTATACCGAGAAAAAAACGTTGCGGTTATTGGTGGTGGAAATTCAGCGCTCGATGCCGCAGTTCTTCTGTCCAAAATCGCGGCGAAAGTCTATATCATTCATCGCAAATCAGAGTTTCGTGGTGATGAGTATCTAATTAAAAAAGTGACAAATAGTGATAAAATCGAAGCCATTATGGACTCCGAGCTAAAAGAAATTAGAGGCAATGAAATTGTTGGGGGTGTTGTGTTGAAAGACGGCAAAGAGATCAAAGTCGACGGAGTATTTATTGAAATCGGTTATATTGTAAACGACTCTTTGATTGAGGGAATTGTAGACATAGATCAACTCGGCCAAGTCATCGTAAATCACAACCAAGAAACATCCGTTCCGGGTATTTACGCTGCTGGCGATTTAACAAATATGCCCTTTCAACAATTGGTAATTGCTGCCGGCGAGGGAGCAACGGCCGCACTATCGGCTTATGACTACATTCAAAAGAACTTCTAAAACCAATCAGGATGATAAATTTAAAAGAGGATTAATATTCTATCTTTGCGCTTTTATCTTTATCGTTATTGCAGCTATTTTGGTTTTAACAGTTTCCCCATCCCGCACAAAACACCAAGAGCCATCTATAACGCCGCCAAATACAATTTCTGGGCTAGACTCCGAATCAAAACCAATAGATAATTCAAGCCTGGAAATTCCGGTTTTAATGTACCACTACATCCGCCAAGTCACTGATCCAAATGATTCGCTCGGAAAAAATCTCTCGGTCACCCCAGAAACATTCGATAAACAACTTGCATGGCTAAAAGATCATGGCTATGAGGCAATTACTTTCGACAAAGCCCTTGATATTTTTGCAAACAAAGAAGCAATCTCAAATAAACCCGTAATTATTACATTTGATGACGGCTACAAAGACGCATATACTGCCGCGATGCCATCCCTTCTCAAGCACAACCTGACTGGAATTTTTTACGTCATTTCCGCCTTTATAATGCGTGATCAGCATGTTTCATTCGATGATATTTCGATGATGATCGAGAATAAAATGACGATCGGTTGCCACACGCTTGATCACGTCGACCTAACAGCTGTCAACCCCGACCGCCTTCAAAGCGAGCTTGTTGATTGCAAAGAATCTCTTGCCAACGTTTACAGCATTCCAGTTTCTGATTTTTCGTATCCTTCGGGAAAATATAATGATGAAGTAGAGAATGCGGTAAAAGCCGCCGGATTCAAGACTGCAACCACGACACATTCTGGCGTCTGGAAGCAATCAGATGATCCTTATCAAATTCCTCGCATTCGCATGTCCGAATCCACCAACCTCTCAAATATTTTGAAATAATGACTTTTTCTAAGGACTACAGACTAATATATAAATATTTGTTCGCTTTTTGTTTGGTCTAATTATGCTATAATGTTTGCTATGGAAAACAAAACAACGCTATTCCGGGGCGACAGATCGCCGTTGGCTGATAAGCTGCGCCCAATTGATTTTAGTGAATATGTCGGGCAGGAACACATCTTAGCTAAAGGTAAACTTTTAAGGCGAGCGATAGATGCTGATCGCCTTCCATCACTAATTCTTTGGGGACCTCCGGGAAGCGGAAAAACAACTTTAGCAAAGATTATCGCACGCAAAACTAATTCCAATTTTTTTACATTGTCCGCCGTTTCCAGCGGAGTTGCCGATGCAAAATTAGTGATTAAAAAGGCCGAAGAGGACCTAACGGGTTTCGGCAAAAAAACCATTCTTTTTGTTGATGAAATCCATCGCTTCAACAAAGCCCAGCAGGATATATTTCTGCCCTATATTGAAAACGGGACCATTATTTTTATTGGTGCAACCACTGAAAATCCTTCTTTTGAGGTTAACTCGCCACTTTTATCAAGAACTCGCGTCTTTCACCTTCGTGAACTCACATCAGACAACATAAAAACACTGCTCAAAAATGCAACAAATAAAATCAATAAAAAAGAATTAAATTTAGAAAATATCAAATCAAAAATTTCTATTACCAACGAAGCTCTCAAACATATAGCGGAATTATGCGAGGGAGATGCTAGAGATGCGTACAATGCCCTTGAGTTGGCAATTTTAACAACTCCCGCAAAAAGAGGTGAGATTATCATCGATGAAAAAATTGCCGACGATGCGATTCAAGAAAAATTCATCCGTTATGACAAGGGGTCAGATGGCCACTATGACGCTATTTCTGCTCTTCATAAGTCGCTTCGTGCTTCCGATATTGACTCTTCATTGCATTACACTGCTCGAATGCTGGAAGCGGGCGAGGATCCTTTGTATATAGTCCGGCGCCTGGTCCGATTTGCTTCCGAAGATATCGGGGTAGCTGAT
The window above is part of the Patescibacteria group bacterium genome. Proteins encoded here:
- a CDS encoding LytR C-terminal domain-containing protein: MSLGGVRQARVRKMGIADDIRPKKNKKKIAEESEEVKEPEIGDGELVSISHGKGHDFVASDIEEQLEREKNERNEYDEDSEYDEDNEHENMSDYFYRNSRIKEPKTKRKGSFGKWLILILVLALVGIIIWQNLDSIKSYFGIANSKENTNTDNSNLYSDFSVNSSSQPTSQPTVQENTTPNASSDSTAAAETPDKSIYTISVLNGNGIKGSAAGVTSALANAGYTVTNTGNALKFSYINSIVYYKTGKADVANAIKTVLSDRTIELSEDNTITGNYDIVIVVGKT
- a CDS encoding replication-associated recombination protein A → MENKTTLFRGDRSPLADKLRPIDFSEYVGQEHILAKGKLLRRAIDADRLPSLILWGPPGSGKTTLAKIIARKTNSNFFTLSAVSSGVADAKLVIKKAEEDLTGFGKKTILFVDEIHRFNKAQQDIFLPYIENGTIIFIGATTENPSFEVNSPLLSRTRVFHLRELTSDNIKTLLKNATNKINKKELNLENIKSKISITNEALKHIAELCEGDARDAYNALELAILTTPAKRGEIIIDEKIADDAIQEKFIRYDKGSDGHYDAISALHKSLRASDIDSSLHYTARMLEAGEDPLYIVRRLVRFASEDIGVADPIALILATSCERAVSFVGMPEASLAIAEAVIYLANAPKSRAVDSAYASALDDVKNKRLDPIPLDIRNAPTKMMKDFGFGKGYEMYSKKSHLPKNLKDKKYWHED
- a CDS encoding FAD-dependent oxidoreductase: MYDIIIIGGSAAGLTAAIYATRRALKTLVLTAEIGGLMAKNSEIENWPGELKINGVELANRMKTQVENFGADLKLELVQKISSDKSGFSVVTSKGIYQGKTILLAFGKSPRVLKVPGEEKYLGRGVSYCATCDAPLYREKNVAVIGGGNSALDAAVLLSKIAAKVYIIHRKSEFRGDEYLIKKVTNSDKIEAIMDSELKEIRGNEIVGGVVLKDGKEIKVDGVFIEIGYIVNDSLIEGIVDIDQLGQVIVNHNQETSVPGIYAAGDLTNMPFQQLVIAAGEGATAALSAYDYIQKNF
- a CDS encoding polysaccharide deacetylase family protein, producing MTTFKRTSKTNQDDKFKRGLIFYLCAFIFIVIAAILVLTVSPSRTKHQEPSITPPNTISGLDSESKPIDNSSLEIPVLMYHYIRQVTDPNDSLGKNLSVTPETFDKQLAWLKDHGYEAITFDKALDIFANKEAISNKPVIITFDDGYKDAYTAAMPSLLKHNLTGIFYVISAFIMRDQHVSFDDISMMIENKMTIGCHTLDHVDLTAVNPDRLQSELVDCKESLANVYSIPVSDFSYPSGKYNDEVENAVKAAGFKTATTTHSGVWKQSDDPYQIPRIRMSESTNLSNILK
- a CDS encoding PPC domain-containing DNA-binding protein produces the protein MLENMNTLELIPSKKYLIRLHKGEEILESLKSFCKENNIESGFAMMIGAISSVNLALYELNKKEYFRKSFDGAFEIASMSGNITKMNGELITHIHGIYSDKNFETIAGHVDRAVVSATCEILLTTFENKISRQKSEEIGLNLLDL
- a CDS encoding DUF362 domain-containing protein, whose translation is MAKVAFIKSNDRRYNISRSLSLIKSEIISGLKNAKKVVVKPNCIVDDFQLAATHVDALDALLDFIAPYCKNQITVAEGTGIGDTMNAFRNYEYFSVQEKYGFAAIDLNIDETEEVEVFDRNGRKFQVLMSKTILDSDYLISLCVPKTHDSVVYTGAIKNVAVGSLHRPVDTFSGGIVSMFRTKRNNKASIHQGYKYMNENLKILALKKVPNLAVIDGFAAMQGDGPAHGGEMVPSHWAIASSDVLSADILSITMMGIDLKDVGYLSLLNEENRPSEPFVIGDDWRSNILKFKLHSKFNEMKKWQ